In the Bradyrhizobium guangzhouense genome, one interval contains:
- a CDS encoding PspA/IM30 family protein, giving the protein MFKTVVTLFRGSVAAAGEELEDRTALLILDQQMRDTAAAVERSKRTLALAIAQDQQEGRKLEATVARIADLETRAVAALDGGREDLAKEAAEAIAGLEADRDAALTARALFATEIIRLKRHVASAQARITELDRGRRVARASEAVRSLRRSGIEAARPYESTLPEAESTLRRLRERQIEAQAADDALVELDAATGPLATAERLAEQGFGPRLKTTADDVLARLKSSRPTTA; this is encoded by the coding sequence ATGTTCAAGACTGTCGTCACACTTTTCCGCGGCAGCGTGGCCGCTGCCGGCGAGGAGCTGGAGGACCGCACGGCCCTGCTGATCCTCGATCAGCAGATGCGCGATACGGCCGCGGCCGTCGAGCGCAGCAAGCGGACGCTGGCGCTGGCGATCGCGCAGGACCAGCAGGAAGGCCGCAAGCTCGAAGCCACGGTCGCGCGGATCGCCGACCTCGAGACCCGCGCGGTCGCAGCTCTCGATGGTGGCCGCGAGGATCTTGCCAAGGAGGCCGCTGAAGCCATCGCGGGCCTCGAGGCTGATCGCGACGCGGCACTGACGGCGAGGGCGCTGTTCGCAACCGAGATTATCAGGTTGAAGCGCCATGTCGCGAGCGCGCAGGCCCGCATCACCGAGCTCGATCGCGGCCGCCGTGTCGCCCGCGCTTCGGAAGCGGTGCGCTCGCTTCGTCGCAGCGGCATCGAGGCGGCACGCCCTTATGAATCTACGCTGCCCGAGGCCGAGAGCACTCTGCGGCGTCTGCGCGAGCGCCAGATCGAGGCGCAGGCCGCCGATGACGCGCTGGTCGAGCTCGATGCGGCCACAGGCCCGCTCGCCACCGCCGAGAGGCTCGCCGAACAGGGTTTTGGCCCCCGGCTCAAGACAACCGCGGACGACGTGCTGGCGCGGCTGAAGTCCAGTCGCCCAACGACTGCCTGA
- a CDS encoding aldehyde dehydrogenase family protein: MAVSQAIPITRHPFANGSYKQMLIDGKWVDAASGKRFETHNPATGELLATVAEGDKDDIDRAVAAARRAFEGPWSKVKPFERQNLLLKLADLVEKNFDELSQLDTLDMGAPLSRTRAYRLRAVGMLRYYAGQATAIHGETIENSLPGEIFSYTLKEPIGVVGAIIPWNGPLTATIWKIGPAIATGCTVVLKPAEEAPLTSLRIAELAMEAGIPPGVVNVVPGYGETAGAALASHHDVDKVAFTGSHVTGQSIIRASAGNLKRVSLELGGKSPDIVFADADLDAAVPGAAMAVFANSGQICSAGTRLFVEQAIYEEFVGRVAEFGKKLQVGNGLDPNVQIGPLVSEQQLERVTGYLDIGQKEGARALAGGGRVTEGALSKGFFVSPTVFAGVQDNMRIAQEEIFGPVISAIAFKDMDELVKRANNTTFGLGSGLWTRDVTKAHAVAKRLRAGSVWVNCYQAMDPAVPFGGYKMSGYGRESGKQHVEEYLNVKAVWVKTA, encoded by the coding sequence ATGGCTGTGTCGCAGGCTATTCCGATCACGCGCCATCCGTTCGCCAACGGGTCCTACAAGCAGATGCTGATCGACGGGAAGTGGGTCGATGCCGCGTCCGGCAAGCGCTTCGAGACCCACAATCCCGCCACCGGCGAATTGCTGGCAACCGTCGCCGAAGGCGACAAGGACGACATCGATCGGGCGGTCGCGGCCGCGCGCCGCGCCTTCGAGGGGCCGTGGAGCAAGGTCAAGCCGTTCGAACGGCAGAACCTGCTGCTCAAGCTCGCCGACCTCGTCGAGAAGAATTTCGACGAATTGTCGCAGCTCGACACGCTCGACATGGGCGCGCCGCTCAGCCGCACCCGCGCCTATCGCCTGCGCGCTGTCGGCATGCTGCGCTACTACGCCGGTCAGGCCACGGCGATCCACGGTGAGACCATCGAGAACTCGCTGCCCGGCGAGATCTTCTCCTACACGCTGAAGGAGCCGATCGGCGTCGTCGGCGCTATCATTCCCTGGAACGGTCCGCTCACCGCGACGATCTGGAAGATCGGTCCTGCGATCGCGACCGGCTGCACCGTGGTCCTCAAGCCCGCCGAAGAGGCGCCGCTGACGTCGCTCCGCATCGCCGAGCTCGCGATGGAAGCCGGCATTCCGCCCGGCGTCGTCAATGTCGTGCCCGGCTATGGCGAGACCGCGGGCGCTGCGCTTGCCTCGCACCATGATGTCGACAAGGTCGCCTTCACCGGCTCGCATGTGACGGGCCAGTCGATCATTCGTGCGTCGGCCGGCAACCTCAAGCGCGTCTCGCTCGAGCTGGGCGGCAAGTCGCCTGACATCGTGTTCGCCGATGCCGATCTCGATGCCGCCGTGCCGGGCGCCGCGATGGCGGTGTTCGCCAATTCGGGTCAAATCTGCAGCGCCGGCACGCGCCTGTTCGTCGAGCAGGCCATCTACGAAGAGTTCGTCGGCCGCGTCGCCGAGTTCGGCAAGAAGCTGCAAGTCGGCAACGGGCTCGATCCCAACGTCCAGATCGGCCCGCTGGTCTCCGAGCAGCAGCTCGAGCGCGTCACCGGCTATCTCGACATCGGCCAGAAGGAAGGTGCGCGTGCGCTCGCCGGCGGCGGCCGCGTCACCGAGGGCGCGCTGTCGAAGGGCTTCTTCGTCTCACCGACGGTGTTCGCGGGCGTCCAGGACAACATGCGGATCGCGCAGGAGGAGATCTTCGGTCCCGTCATCTCCGCGATTGCGTTCAAGGACATGGACGAGCTGGTCAAGCGTGCCAACAACACCACCTTCGGCCTCGGTTCCGGCCTGTGGACGCGTGACGTCACCAAGGCCCATGCGGTCGCAAAACGCCTGCGCGCCGGTTCGGTCTGGGTGAATTGCTACCAGGCGATGGACCCAGCCGTGCCGTTCGGCGGCTACAAGATGAGCGGCTATGGCCGCGAATCCGGCAAGCAGCACGTCGAGGAATATCTCAATGTGAAGGCCGTCTGGGTCAAGACGGCGTAA
- a CDS encoding amidohydrolase family protein, protein MSEVIDRPLRDDEKPAASRLRIVDCDVHPSLHSHDDLNEFLPKRWRQHLKEYGSHLRTPYLFTTPYPRSSPLIARRDAWPPTGGPPGSDLAFMQKQHLDPLDVEFGILQVLDLFIFSQQNLEFGAAIQRAINDWQLAFWSHRDPRLKASILVGQDGVDLALTEIERCAKTGEYIQINVSPRANEPLGRRRYWPIYERAQALDLPLGIHVGGYGGHAPTGGGWPSYYVEEHQSNAHTIAAQLASLVIEGVPERFPKLKIVFIEGGFGWIPSAVWRMDQHFERFRSEVPHLKRKPSEYVREHFWFTTQPIDEPDEARHLRALIEWVGIDRLLFSSDYPHWDFDDPRFAFKTPLTEAERKKIFSTNARAVYKF, encoded by the coding sequence ATGAGTGAAGTCATCGACCGTCCGCTGCGTGACGATGAGAAGCCCGCTGCATCAAGGCTGCGTATCGTCGATTGCGACGTGCATCCGAGCCTGCATTCTCACGATGATCTCAACGAATTCCTGCCCAAACGCTGGCGGCAGCATTTGAAGGAATATGGCAGCCATCTGCGCACGCCCTATCTCTTCACGACGCCCTATCCGCGGTCGTCGCCGTTGATCGCGCGGCGCGATGCCTGGCCGCCGACGGGCGGGCCGCCGGGCTCCGATCTCGCCTTCATGCAGAAGCAGCATCTCGATCCGCTCGACGTCGAGTTCGGGATTCTGCAGGTGCTCGATCTCTTCATCTTCTCGCAGCAGAATCTGGAGTTCGGCGCCGCGATCCAGCGCGCCATCAATGATTGGCAGCTGGCGTTCTGGTCGCATCGCGATCCTCGCCTGAAAGCCTCGATCCTGGTCGGGCAGGACGGGGTGGATCTGGCGCTCACCGAGATCGAGCGCTGCGCCAAAACTGGCGAATACATCCAGATCAACGTCTCGCCGCGCGCCAACGAGCCGCTCGGGCGCCGACGCTACTGGCCGATCTACGAGCGCGCGCAGGCGCTGGACCTTCCGCTCGGCATCCATGTCGGCGGCTATGGCGGCCATGCGCCGACCGGCGGCGGCTGGCCGTCTTATTATGTCGAGGAGCATCAGTCCAACGCCCACACGATCGCAGCGCAGCTCGCCAGCCTCGTCATCGAAGGCGTGCCGGAGCGGTTCCCGAAACTGAAGATCGTCTTCATCGAGGGCGGTTTCGGCTGGATTCCCTCGGCGGTCTGGCGCATGGATCAGCATTTCGAGCGCTTCCGCAGCGAGGTCCCGCATCTCAAGCGCAAGCCCTCGGAATATGTCCGCGAGCATTTCTGGTTCACGACCCAGCCGATCGACGAGCCGGACGAGGCGCGGCATCTGCGCGCGCTGATCGAATGGGTCGGCATCGACCGGTTGCTGTTCTCGTCGGACTACCCGCACTGGGATTTCGACGATCCGCGCTTCGCCTTCAAGACGCCGCTGACTGAGGCCGAGCGGAAGAAGATCTTCAGCACCAATGCCCGCGCGGTCTACAAGTTCTGA
- a CDS encoding thiamine pyrophosphate-binding protein has product MKNKITGRSAFLALLKDEGITHLFGNPGTTELPIMHALKDHPDLTYVMAMQESLVVAIADGYSRASGKLVACNVHVAPGLGNAMGSLYNAQFTGTPMILTAGQQEQGHGLMEPVLYGPLVRMAEPLVKWAVEVTRLEDLPRIVRRAAKVAMTPPTGPVFISLPGDILNSEAGIDLGRSTRIDARTKPTDEALRAFAARLLKAERPVIVTMDEVVKSDALKEAAELAELLGAAAYQSSTPYGSHFLSESPSFVGTLARVQKVARDTLAPYDLLIALGGDPLRMSVYSEVDALPDGLGIIQIGLVDWEIAKNYGAEIALKADLKETLRALIPVLKEMGGAALATRAKQRLAELTPKNWTARRAALVEQIGKSAGRAPIDPDYLVLQMVEAMPDHAILVDEGLTSSRQITNLRPHRDRYGYHGLASGGIGWGLPASVGASIANPDRPVVCFSGDGSAMYSIQSLWTAAHHKLPLNVVIANNGGYRIIKQRLLAFHGDDNYVGMDFVDPPVDFAGVAKALGCEAIKISDPRELKATLASAFNRPGTKLIEVMVDGKV; this is encoded by the coding sequence ATGAAGAACAAGATCACCGGCCGTTCCGCCTTTCTCGCGCTGCTCAAGGACGAGGGCATCACGCATCTGTTCGGCAATCCCGGGACCACCGAGCTGCCGATCATGCATGCGCTGAAGGACCACCCTGACCTCACCTATGTGATGGCGATGCAGGAGAGCCTGGTGGTCGCGATCGCCGACGGCTACAGCCGCGCCTCCGGAAAGCTCGTCGCCTGCAACGTTCATGTGGCGCCTGGCCTCGGCAATGCGATGGGCTCGCTCTACAACGCCCAGTTCACCGGCACGCCGATGATATTGACCGCGGGCCAGCAGGAGCAGGGCCACGGCCTGATGGAGCCGGTGCTTTACGGCCCGCTGGTGCGCATGGCCGAGCCGCTGGTGAAATGGGCGGTCGAGGTGACACGGCTGGAGGACCTGCCGCGCATCGTGCGCCGCGCCGCCAAGGTGGCGATGACGCCGCCGACTGGGCCGGTGTTCATCTCACTGCCCGGCGATATCCTCAACAGCGAGGCCGGCATCGATCTCGGCCGCTCCACCCGCATCGATGCCCGCACGAAGCCGACGGACGAGGCGCTCAGAGCATTTGCCGCGCGGCTGCTGAAGGCCGAGCGCCCTGTCATCGTCACCATGGACGAGGTGGTCAAGAGCGATGCGCTGAAGGAAGCTGCCGAGCTCGCCGAACTGCTCGGCGCCGCCGCCTATCAATCCTCGACACCCTATGGCTCGCACTTCCTCTCCGAGAGCCCGAGCTTCGTCGGCACGCTGGCCCGCGTCCAGAAAGTCGCGCGCGATACGCTCGCGCCCTACGATCTCCTGATCGCGCTCGGCGGCGATCCCCTGCGCATGTCGGTCTATAGCGAGGTCGATGCGCTGCCTGACGGACTCGGCATCATTCAGATCGGCCTGGTCGATTGGGAGATTGCCAAGAACTACGGCGCCGAGATCGCGCTGAAGGCGGATCTGAAGGAAACGCTGCGCGCGCTGATCCCTGTGTTGAAGGAGATGGGCGGCGCGGCGCTCGCGACCCGCGCGAAGCAGCGTCTTGCCGAGTTGACGCCGAAGAACTGGACCGCGCGCCGCGCCGCGCTGGTCGAGCAGATCGGCAAGAGCGCCGGCCGTGCGCCGATCGATCCTGATTATCTGGTGCTCCAAATGGTCGAGGCCATGCCCGACCACGCGATCCTCGTCGACGAAGGCCTCACCTCCAGCCGCCAGATCACCAACTTGCGTCCACACCGCGACCGCTATGGCTATCACGGCCTTGCCTCCGGCGGCATTGGCTGGGGCCTGCCGGCCTCCGTCGGCGCCAGCATCGCCAATCCGGATCGTCCCGTCGTGTGCTTCTCCGGCGATGGCAGCGCAATGTATTCGATCCAGTCGCTGTGGACCGCGGCGCATCACAAGCTGCCGCTCAACGTCGTCATCGCCAACAATGGCGGCTACCGCATCATCAAGCAGCGCTTGCTCGCGTTTCATGGCGACGACAATTATGTCGGCATGGATTTTGTCGATCCGCCGGTGGATTTCGCCGGCGTCGCGAAGGCGCTGGGCTGCGA
- a CDS encoding amidohydrolase family protein, with protein MAVTRIDCDIHPAVGGTRTTLLPYLSDHWKEQVVSRAIDGLDLTSYPPSMPLSGRADWRLANGGKPGSDLAMVQKGAFDQLGASHAILNVLYGAQAVFDSYMAADFCRAINDWIAAEWLSRDPRLRASIVVPMQAPDLAMEEIERRASDSRFVSILVLAQGETLLGRRHFWPVYQLAEKYKLPLAIHAGTQYRQAPSSAGWPSHRYEYYFVEAQAFQAQILSLIYEGVFGKYPGLKVVLMESGVSWLPAFMWRANKTWRGVRVEVPWVEREPASIIRENFRVTMQPFDAPGDAKSVEEIIDQIGSEKMFLFASDYPHWQFDGDDPIPPNLPKSIIEKMCVDNPLETFPRLRLDA; from the coding sequence ATGGCGGTGACGCGGATCGACTGCGATATCCACCCGGCGGTTGGTGGCACGCGTACGACGCTGCTGCCCTATCTCAGCGATCACTGGAAAGAGCAGGTGGTGAGCCGCGCCATCGACGGCCTCGATCTCACTTCCTATCCGCCGAGCATGCCGCTTTCGGGTCGCGCCGATTGGCGGCTGGCCAATGGCGGCAAGCCGGGGTCCGATCTTGCCATGGTGCAGAAAGGGGCGTTCGACCAGCTCGGCGCAAGCCACGCCATCCTGAACGTGCTCTACGGCGCCCAGGCCGTATTCGATTCCTACATGGCAGCGGACTTCTGCAGGGCCATCAACGACTGGATCGCCGCCGAATGGCTGTCGCGCGATCCGCGCCTGCGCGCCTCGATCGTGGTGCCGATGCAGGCGCCTGATCTGGCGATGGAGGAGATCGAGCGCCGTGCGAGCGACAGTCGCTTTGTGTCCATCTTGGTGCTCGCGCAGGGCGAAACCTTGCTGGGCCGCCGGCATTTCTGGCCGGTCTATCAGCTCGCGGAAAAATACAAGCTGCCGCTCGCAATTCATGCCGGCACGCAATATCGCCAGGCGCCGAGCTCCGCCGGCTGGCCGTCGCACCGTTACGAATATTATTTCGTCGAGGCGCAGGCGTTTCAGGCACAGATCTTGAGCCTGATCTATGAGGGCGTGTTCGGGAAATATCCTGGTCTCAAGGTCGTGCTGATGGAGTCGGGCGTGAGCTGGCTGCCGGCCTTCATGTGGCGCGCCAACAAGACCTGGCGCGGCGTGCGCGTCGAGGTGCCCTGGGTCGAGCGCGAGCCCGCATCGATCATCCGGGAGAATTTCCGTGTCACCATGCAACCCTTCGATGCGCCGGGCGACGCCAAAAGCGTCGAGGAGATCATCGACCAGATCGGCTCCGAAAAGATGTTCCTGTTCGCGTCAGACTATCCACATTGGCAGTTCGACGGCGACGATCCGATCCCGCCGAACCTGCCCAAGAGCATCATCGAGAAAATGTGCGTCGACAATCCGCTGGAGACGTTTCCGCGGCTGAGGCTGGATGCGTGA
- a CDS encoding GFA family protein, protein MAKAAVAGGTATGQCLCGKVTFEIDVPARWAWHDHSAASRRAHGAAYATYVGSWKKRFRITSGKAALTRYEDKATRTARSFCAHCGTPIAYERPRGPHMVNIPRALFKERTGRQPLYHIAIEELQEWAYTGEPLVPLKGFPGVVWQRSKKKKRASGEDPFELGREEPL, encoded by the coding sequence ATGGCCAAAGCCGCAGTCGCCGGAGGAACCGCCACGGGCCAGTGCCTCTGCGGCAAGGTCACCTTCGAGATCGACGTGCCGGCGCGCTGGGCGTGGCACGATCACTCCGCGGCCAGCCGTCGCGCCCATGGCGCGGCTTATGCCACCTATGTCGGCAGCTGGAAGAAGCGTTTTCGCATCACCTCCGGCAAGGCCGCGCTCACCCGCTACGAGGATAAGGCCACCAGGACCGCGCGCAGCTTCTGCGCACATTGCGGCACGCCGATCGCCTATGAGCGCCCGCGCGGCCCGCACATGGTCAACATCCCGCGCGCACTGTTCAAGGAGCGCACCGGGCGCCAGCCGCTCTATCACATCGCCATCGAGGAGCTGCAGGAATGGGCCTATACCGGCGAGCCGCTGGTGCCGCTGAAGGGCTTTCCGGGCGTGGTCTGGCAGCGCTCGAAAAAGAAGAAGCGCGCTAGCGGCGAGGACCCGTTCGAGCTCGGCCGCGAGGAGCCGCTTTAG
- a CDS encoding TetR/AcrR family transcriptional regulator codes for MSKALERREKLRSDLILAAERMIATRGLAGLKTRDLASEIGCANGAVYNLVADMDELILRVGSRTLHRLDEALSAAEGAGEPSPQERLVRIAIAYCDFAAGNLQLWRALFEHRMEADKIVPDWSIDDQMQLFRHIYVPLAALFPKRSPEELGITARSLFSAVHGMVALGLEQKLVAVPLAALRKEIAGLVRAMIDGLIARTA; via the coding sequence ATGTCTAAGGCCTTGGAACGTCGAGAGAAGTTGCGGTCCGACCTGATCCTGGCGGCGGAGCGGATGATCGCGACCCGCGGATTGGCGGGCCTGAAAACCCGCGATCTGGCCAGCGAGATCGGCTGCGCCAACGGGGCGGTCTACAATCTCGTTGCCGACATGGACGAGTTGATCCTGCGGGTCGGCTCGCGCACGCTGCATCGACTGGACGAGGCGCTCAGTGCCGCGGAAGGTGCCGGCGAGCCCTCACCGCAGGAGAGGCTGGTCCGCATCGCGATCGCCTATTGCGATTTCGCTGCGGGCAATCTCCAGCTTTGGCGCGCGCTGTTCGAGCACCGTATGGAGGCCGACAAGATCGTGCCCGACTGGTCCATTGACGACCAGATGCAGCTGTTCAGGCATATCTATGTGCCGCTCGCCGCCCTGTTCCCCAAACGCAGTCCGGAGGAACTCGGCATCACCGCGCGCAGCCTGTTCTCTGCGGTGCACGGCATGGTGGCCCTCGGACTCGAGCAGAAGCTGGTCGCTGTGCCGCTGGCGGCGCTGCGCAAGGAGATCGCGGGCCTCGTGCGCGCGATGATCGACGGATTGATCGCGAGGACGGCTTAG
- a CDS encoding YiaA/YiaB family inner membrane protein, whose protein sequence is MNQNGQPHSGAWVTFTYASFAASAFLVALGVFFLPIDLWMKGYLTMGIVMLIQTCVTLTKTVRDNHESSRLVNRIEDAKAERLLMEVSKAA, encoded by the coding sequence ATGAACCAGAACGGCCAACCCCACAGCGGCGCCTGGGTGACCTTCACCTACGCGTCCTTCGCAGCCTCCGCCTTCCTGGTCGCCCTCGGCGTCTTCTTCCTGCCGATCGATCTCTGGATGAAGGGCTATCTCACCATGGGCATCGTGATGCTGATCCAGACCTGTGTCACTTTGACCAAGACCGTGCGTGACAACCACGAAAGCAGCCGTCTCGTGAACCGCATCGAGGATGCCAAGGCCGAGCGGTTGCTGATGGAGGTCTCCAAGGCTGCGTGA
- a CDS encoding TfoX/Sxy family protein — translation MAYDEGTAVRVRKLLAGQRHVAEKKMMGGLCFMVDNVMCCTISGRGGMLFRVGPEAHARMLKEPHTSPMEMRGRIMTGFVRVSDEGTRTDAGLKSWVKRALDYVATIPAKPPAKRATPRKAAPSKARAKAAPRGRARTGPRR, via the coding sequence ATGGCCTATGACGAAGGCACCGCAGTTCGGGTTCGCAAATTGCTGGCCGGCCAACGCCACGTCGCGGAAAAGAAGATGATGGGCGGGCTTTGCTTCATGGTGGACAACGTCATGTGCTGCACCATCAGCGGCCGCGGCGGCATGCTGTTTCGCGTCGGACCTGAGGCGCATGCGCGGATGCTGAAGGAGCCGCACACAAGTCCGATGGAAATGCGCGGGCGCATCATGACCGGCTTCGTGCGGGTCTCTGATGAAGGCACGCGAACCGATGCCGGGCTCAAGTCCTGGGTGAAACGCGCGCTCGATTACGTGGCAACGATACCGGCCAAGCCGCCGGCGAAGCGGGCTACACCGCGCAAGGCCGCACCATCGAAGGCGAGGGCTAAAGCGGCTCCTCGCGGCCGAGCTCGAACGGGTCCTCGCCGCTAG
- a CDS encoding SDR family NAD(P)-dependent oxidoreductase: MPHPVIAKGNVAVITGGASGIGFAAALAFARAGMKVCIADVDEASLAEAATKLSSIAGAANVMTSATDVSRIESVTELERAVGAHFGGTDLLMNNAGIQPGSTLFGEPDHWQHIIGVNMWAIINGTRIFAPNMIARSKAGVIINTGSKQGITTPPGDPAYNVSKAGVKAFTEALQHELRNTRDCHVTAHLLIPGFVFTRLTAKGRTEKPAAAWTPEQTVEFMLARLEAGDFYILCPDNDVPRVLDEKRMLWAAGDIVENRPPLSRWHPDYADAFKRFVEGT; this comes from the coding sequence ATGCCGCATCCTGTCATCGCCAAGGGCAATGTTGCCGTGATCACCGGCGGCGCTTCCGGCATCGGTTTCGCCGCGGCCCTGGCGTTCGCACGCGCCGGGATGAAAGTGTGCATCGCCGATGTCGACGAGGCCAGCCTGGCAGAAGCTGCAACAAAACTGTCATCGATCGCAGGCGCAGCGAACGTGATGACATCAGCAACCGACGTCAGCCGGATCGAGAGCGTGACGGAACTTGAACGCGCCGTGGGCGCGCATTTCGGCGGCACCGACCTGTTGATGAACAATGCCGGCATCCAGCCGGGCAGCACGCTGTTCGGCGAGCCGGACCATTGGCAGCACATCATCGGCGTCAACATGTGGGCCATCATCAACGGCACACGCATCTTCGCGCCGAACATGATCGCACGCAGCAAGGCCGGGGTGATCATCAACACCGGTTCCAAGCAAGGCATCACCACCCCGCCCGGCGATCCCGCCTACAATGTCTCCAAGGCCGGCGTGAAGGCGTTTACGGAGGCGCTTCAGCACGAGCTGCGCAACACCAGGGATTGCCACGTCACGGCGCATCTCTTGATCCCCGGCTTCGTGTTCACGAGGCTCACCGCCAAGGGCCGCACCGAAAAGCCCGCCGCCGCCTGGACGCCCGAGCAGACCGTCGAGTTCATGCTGGCGCGGCTTGAGGCCGGCGATTTCTACATCCTCTGCCCCGACAACGATGTGCCGCGCGTGCTCGACGAGAAGCGCATGCTGTGGGCCGCCGGCGACATCGTCGAGAATCGCCCGCCACTGTCGCGCTGGCACCCGGATTACGCAGACGCGTTCAAACGATTTGTGGAAGGGACGTGA
- a CDS encoding Rieske (2Fe-2S) protein, with amino-acid sequence MARHIVASTSEIPPGGNKVVDVAGRDIVVFHVNGEFFALLNRCPHEGAPLEKAACVARLTSPEPGVYERSRVGEMLRCPWHGWEFDMRNGQSWFDPKRFKIRSYPVAVERGDELQKGPYVAETFPVHVEDSYVIVEV; translated from the coding sequence ATGGCCCGTCACATCGTCGCGTCGACTTCGGAGATTCCACCCGGCGGCAACAAGGTCGTCGATGTCGCCGGGCGCGATATCGTCGTGTTCCATGTCAATGGCGAGTTCTTCGCGCTATTGAACCGCTGTCCGCACGAAGGCGCGCCACTGGAGAAGGCCGCTTGCGTGGCGCGGCTGACCTCGCCGGAGCCCGGCGTCTATGAGCGTTCGCGCGTCGGCGAGATGCTGCGCTGTCCCTGGCACGGCTGGGAATTCGACATGCGCAACGGCCAGTCCTGGTTCGACCCGAAACGGTTCAAGATCCGGTCATATCCGGTTGCTGTGGAACGCGGCGACGAATTGCAGAAGGGGCCGTATGTCGCCGAGACTTTCCCGGTCCATGTCGAAGACTCCTATGTAATTGTCGAGGTCTGA
- a CDS encoding alkene reductase, whose amino-acid sequence MKYPALFQPLQVGPYKLAHRVAMAPLTRMRAERESFSPRPLNAEYYGQRATKGGLIIAEASPVLSHGRGNPATPGIYTDAQIAGWRRVTDAVHAKGGIIFLQLWHVGRVSHSSFHGGELPVSASAIPIRAEGMKAMTADGKIADYETPRALETDEVKGIVEAFRQGAKNALAAGFDGVEIHGANGYLLEQFLQSRSNQRTDQYGGSIENRTRLLLEVTQAAIDVWGANRVGVRLSPHGIANDSAEPDPMPLYTQLVKALDKLGLAYLHFIEPRSSGAGRADVHWENVPSAMVLFRPYYSGVLMTAGGFTGETANAAIADGHADIIAFGRIFISNPDLPRRLEHGYPITPYNRATFYGGEEKGYTDYPGYDELTPA is encoded by the coding sequence ATGAAATATCCAGCGTTGTTTCAACCGTTGCAGGTCGGTCCTTACAAGCTTGCGCATCGCGTCGCGATGGCGCCGCTGACACGCATGCGGGCCGAGCGCGAAAGCTTTTCGCCGCGGCCGCTCAACGCCGAGTATTATGGCCAGCGCGCGACGAAAGGCGGCCTGATCATCGCCGAAGCCTCGCCGGTGCTCTCGCACGGGCGCGGCAATCCGGCGACGCCGGGCATCTATACGGACGCGCAGATCGCGGGCTGGCGCAGGGTGACGGATGCCGTGCATGCCAAGGGCGGCATCATCTTCCTCCAGCTCTGGCATGTCGGCCGCGTCTCGCATTCCTCCTTCCATGGCGGTGAGCTGCCGGTCTCGGCTTCGGCGATCCCGATCAGGGCCGAAGGCATGAAGGCGATGACCGCCGACGGCAAGATCGCCGATTACGAGACGCCGCGCGCGCTCGAGACCGACGAGGTCAAGGGCATCGTCGAGGCTTTCCGGCAGGGCGCGAAGAACGCGCTCGCGGCCGGGTTCGATGGCGTCGAGATCCACGGCGCCAATGGCTATCTGCTCGAGCAGTTCCTCCAGTCGCGCAGCAACCAGCGCACCGATCAATATGGTGGCTCGATCGAGAACCGCACGCGACTGCTGCTTGAAGTCACCCAGGCCGCGATCGATGTGTGGGGCGCGAACCGTGTCGGCGTGCGGCTGTCGCCGCACGGCATCGCCAATGATTCAGCGGAGCCCGATCCGATGCCGCTCTACACCCAATTGGTGAAGGCGCTCGACAAGCTCGGTCTGGCCTATCTGCATTTCATCGAGCCGCGCTCCAGCGGCGCCGGCCGCGCCGACGTCCATTGGGAGAACGTGCCCTCTGCCATGGTGCTGTTCCGCCCCTACTACAGCGGCGTGCTGATGACCGCCGGGGGCTTCACCGGCGAGACCGCGAATGCCGCGATTGCCGATGGCCATGCCGACATCATCGCTTTCGGCCGCATCTTCATCTCCAACCCCGATCTGCCGCGACGGCTCGAGCACGGTTATCCGATCACGCCATATAACCGCGCGACGTTCTATGGCGGCGAGGAGAAGGGGTATACGGATTATCCTGGGTATGACGAGCTGACGCCGGCGTAA